One genomic segment of Drosophila melanogaster chromosome 3L includes these proteins:
- the CG43218 gene encoding uncharacterized protein — protein sequence MKLALVLLAGLYILSDYFTSGQSYTYNADEICICSGHLVNDLVPDCEDCSGYYICGDGSYEKVKCPQGLIFDIALNTCVLGQCPRFDGTCSANSTVPPPVTTTTTTAAPETIPPTPSGPCDNDVTCQLQEKSIPHPTHCRNFYTCYGKCAVLGLCELGKWFDREGNVCNYSHKVTNCPANQD from the exons ATGAAGTTGG CTCTGGTACTTTTGGCAGGACTCTACATCCTCAGTGATTATTTCACTTCCGGACAGTCGTATACCTACAATGCAGATGAAATATGCATATGCTCGGGTCATTTGGTGAACGACTTGGTTCCGGACTGCGAAGATTGCTCCGGTTACTACATTTGTGGCGATGGCTCCTACGAGAAGGTGAAGTGTCCTCAGGGTCTGATTTTCGACATTGCATTGAACACCTGCGTGTTGGGTCAGTGTCCAAGATTTGATGGCACTTGTTCAGCAAACTCTACCGTCCCTCCGCCCGTCACCACGACCACAACGACTGCAGCTCCTGAAACTATTCCACCTACACCTTCAGGACCTTGTGACAATGATGTGACGTGTCAATTGCAAGAAAAAAGTATCCCCCATCCTACTCATTGTCGAAATTTTTACACCTGCTATGGAAAATGCGCGGTTTTGGGACTCTGTGAGCTGGGTAAATGGTTCGATCGGGAGGGGAATGTGTGCAATTATTCCCATAAGGTCACAAACTGTCCCGCCAACCAGGACTAA
- the Eip78C gene encoding Ecdysone-induced protein 78C, isoform B (non-AUG (CUG) translation initiation), with the protein MHPSHLQQQQQQHLLQQQQQQQHQPQLQQHHQLQQQPHVSGVRVKTPSTPQTPQMCSIASSPSELGGCNSANNNNNNNNNSSSGNASGGSGVSVGVVVVGGHQQLVGGSMVGMAGMGTDAHQVGMCHDGLAGTANELTVYDVIMCVSQAHRLNCSYTEELTRELMRRPVTVPQNGIASTVAESLEFQKIWLWQQFSARVTPGVQRIVEFAKRVPGFCDFTQDDQLILIKLGFFEVWLTHVARLINEATLTLDDGAYLTRQQLEILYDSDFVNALLNFANTLNAYGLSDTEIGLFSAMVLLASDRAGLSEPKVIGRARELVAEALRVQILRSRAGSPQALQLMPALEAKIPELRSLGAKHFSHLDWLRMNWTKLRLPPLFAEIFDIPKADDEL; encoded by the exons CTGCACCCGAGTCAcctacagcagcagcagcaacagcatctactacagcagcaacagcagcagcaacatcagccacagctgcagcaacaccaccaactgcaacagcagccgcatgTAAGCGGCGTACGTGTGAAGACCCCGAGTACTCCACAAACGCCACAAATGTGTTCGATCGCCTCCTCGCCATCGGAGCTGGGCGGTTGCAATAGTgccaataacaataacaataataacaacaacagtagcAGCGGTAATGCCAGCGGTGGCAGCGGCGTGAGCGTcggcgttgttgttgtgggcGGACACCAGCAACTGGTGGGAGGCAGCATGGTGGGAATGGCGGGCATGGGCACGGATGCCCACCAGGTGGGCATGTGTCACGACGGCTTGGCGGGAACGGCAAACGAGCTGACCGTCTACGATGTCATCATGTGCGTGTCGCAGGCGCACCGCCTCAACTGCTCCTACACGGAGGAACTGACCAGAGAGCTCATGCGTCGTCCCGTGACGGTGCCACAAAATGGG ATTGCCAGCACAGTGGCCGAGAGTCTGGAGTTCCAGAAGATCTGGCTGTGGCAACAGTTCTCGGCCAGGGTGACGCCTGGCGTTCAGCGGATTGTGGAGTTTGCGAAACGCGTACCTGGCTTCTGTGATTTCACCCAAGATGACCAGCTTATACTAATAAAGCTGGGCTTCTTCGAGGTCTGGTTGACCCATGTGGCCCGGTTGATCAATGAGGCGACATTGACACTGGACGATGGTGCCTACCTGACGCGCCAGCAGCTTGAGATACTCTACGAT TCTGACTTTGTCAACGCCTTGCTGAACTTTGCCAACACGCTGAACGCCTACGGGCTGAGTGACACCGAAATCGGACTCTTCTCGGCCATGGTGCTGCTTGCCTCGGATCGAGCTGGACTCAGCGAGCCCAAGGTGATCGGCAGGGCCAGGGAACTGGTGGCCGAGGCGCTGCGCGTACAGATCCTGCGTTCGCGGGCAGGATCCCCACAGGCGCTGCAGCTGATGCCGGCGCTGGAAGCCAAGATACCCGAGCTGAGATCCTTGGGGGCCAAGCACTTCTCACACCTAGACTGGCTACGGATGAACTGGACCAAGCTGCGCCTGCCGCCCCTCTTCGCCGAGATCTTCGACATCCCGAAGGCTGACGATGAGCTGTAG
- the CG9391 gene encoding uncharacterized protein, isoform A: protein MSHNVDVEKCLEVASNLVSEAGRLIARNNEQRQDFVCKSNDIDLVTQTDKDVEQLLMDGIRRHFPEHKFIGEEESSGAEGVKKLTDEPTWIIDPVDGTMNFVHAFPHSCISVGLKVNKVTELGLVYNPILEQRFTARRGHGAFYNGRRIHVSGQKELGKALVTSEFGTTRDEAKMKVVHENFEKMAKKAHGLRVLGSAALNMSMVALGAADANYEFGIHAWDVCAGDLIVREAGGVVIDPAGGEFDIMSRRVLAAATPELAQEISKVLTQFNPLPRDD, encoded by the exons ATGTCACACAACGTGGACGTGGAAAAGTGCTTAGAGGTGGCCAGCAACCTGGTTTCCGAAGCCGGAAGG CTCATCGCTCGCAACAATGAGCAGCGACAGGACTTCGTTTGCAAGAGCAATGACATCGACTTGGTGACCCAAACAGACAAGGATGTGGAGCAGCTGCTGATGGACGGCATTCGTCGCCACTTTCCGGAGCACAA GTTCATCGGCGAGGAGGAGAGTAGCGGCGCGGAGGGTGTCAAGAAGCTGACCGATGAGCCCACCTGGATCATTGATCCCGTGGACGGCACCATGAACTTTGTGCACGCCTTTCCGCACTCTTGCATCTCCGTGGGTCTGAAGGTGAACAAGGTCACGGAGCTGGGCTTGGTCTACAATCCCATTCTAGAGCAACGCTTTACTGCGAGACGAGGGCACGGAGCCTTCTACAACGGGCGCAGGATCCACGTTAGCGGCCAGAAGGAACTGGGCAAAGCGCTGGTTACCAGTGAATTCGGTACCACCCGGGACGAGGCCAAGATGAAGGTCGTGCATGAAAACTTCGAGAAGATGGCCAAAAAGGCGCATGG CCTACGGGTCCTGGGTTCGGCAGCTCTCAATATGTCGATGGTTGCTTTGGGAGCCGCCGACGCTAACTATGAATTTGGAATTCACGCCTGGGATGTGTGTGCCGGCGACTTGATTGTCCGGGAGGCCGGAGGCGTGGTCATCGATCCTGCTGGCGGCGAATTCGACATCATGTCTCGAAGGGTCCTGGCGGCAGCCACACCAGAGTTGGCCCAAGAGATCTCCAAGGTGCTAACGCAGTTTAATCCCCTTCCTCGCGATGATTAA
- the CG9389 gene encoding uncharacterized protein: MVDEKLPPSKEPAERPPDQTTPGNAATRFGLEDHEATQQDARVNTLRQAEERRGSMVPPDKRAMSMKMSQARLHTINDPNRTGTHSAEATTPPAKPAVNISSRSSLVRGVAPDLPPKPQRPSDSEADLESSDVDRPSAKRKSEKALADVSTSSSEESEKRVPPAAASAPPPAQAEPQWKSIDFAASEAEPIAPPAPRPEDVPLPPPMMSSLPTDGSPDDVQSINSKLTNTDITFHPSKVFASKATNTSGMLYSDEENEPEEEEFPKLPDQFSASDLDTLFLLACREVKKAGAIALAENKKNQEYTTKKHTNDIVTPTDNIVEESFIKAISSRYPNHQFIAEERISKSETGMVTLTDDPTWIIDPIDGTMNFVHHFPYYCISVAYLVNQETQFGIIYNPPMKNMYTAQLGKGAQMNGEMIRTTGQTNLSAAMVLQEYSSGSNEARNQVATENSQRLVKKTHAMRSIGSSAMCLAMVASGVADAFYNFGLHVWDMAAGALIVTEAGGVVMDPAGEELDIMSRRCLAASTDYLALELGNCLQQNYPSPRDDEPRSVNPNEYGPAPETRDFTSQTDFPDSDTPETTDTEIGGEKSATPAN; this comes from the exons ATGGTCGACGAAAAGCTACCACCAAGCAAGGAACCGGCTGAACGGCCTCCAGACCAGACCACCCCCGGAAACGCGGCTACCCGATTCGGCTTGGAGGATCACGAGGCCACTCAGCAGGATGCCCGGGTGAACACACTGCGCCAAGCAGAAGAGCGACGTGGTTCAATGGTGCCTCCCGACAAGCGGGCGATGTCCATGAAGATGTCGCAAGCGCGCTTACACACCATAAATGATCCGAATCGAACTGGCACACATTCTGCTGAAGCGACGACACCACCGGCCAAGCCTGCGGTCAACATTTCGTCGCGGAGTTCTTTGGTAAGAGGTGTGGCGCCAGATCTTCCACCCAAGCCGCAGCGCCCCTCCGATAGCGAGGCCGATCTTGAATCGTCCGATGTGGATAGACCATCGGCAAAAAGGAAATCGGAGAAAGCTCTAGCTGATGTGTCAACTTCGTCATCGGAGGAATCAGAGAAACGCGTCCCACCTGCTGCTGCATCGgcgcctcctccagcacaagCTGAGCCTCAGTGGAAATCAATTGATTTTGCAGCATCGGAAGCTGAGCCCATTGCCCCGCCGGCGCCTAGGCCGGAGGATGTACCATTGCCCCCACCCATGATGTCGTCTTTGCCGACGGATGGAAGCCCCGACGATGTGCAGAGCATAAACAGCAAGTTGACCAATACCGACATCACTTTTCACCCATCCAAGGTATTCGCCTCGAAGGCAACTAACACTTCGGGCATGCTCTACTCCGACGAGGAAAATGAGCCGGAGGAAGAGGAATTTCCAAAGCTTCCGGATCAGTTTTCCGCCAGCGATCTGGACACTTTGTTCCTGCTGGCTTGTCGGGAGGTGAAGAAGGCTGGTGCTATCGCTCTTgcggaaaacaaaaagaaccaGGAGTACACCACCAAGAAGCACACGAATGATATCGTCACTCCCACCGACAACATTGTCGAGGAGTCTTTCATTAAGGCCATCAGCTCACGGTATCCCAATCACCA ATTTATTGCCGAAGAGAGAATTTCAAAGTCGGAGACTGGTATGGTGACCCTGACCGATGACCCCACCTGGATAATCGATCCCATTGATGGCACCATGAACTTTGTCCACCACTTTCCGTACTACTGCATCTCCGTGGCCTATTTGGTAAATCAGGAGACCCAGTTTGGTATTATCTATAATCCGCCCATGAAGAATATGTACACGGCCCAACTGGGCAAGGGTGCTCAAATGAACGGCGAGATGATAAGGACCACTGGCCAAACCAACCTCTCCGCGGCCATGGTTCTACAGGAGTACAGCTCGGGCAGCAATGAGGCGCGTAACCAAGTGGCCACTGAAAATTCCCAGCGACTGGTAAAGAAAACCCATGC GATGCGCTCTATTGGATCCTCCGCCATGTGCTTGGCAATGGTCGCCTCCGGAGTGGCGGATGCCTTCTACAACTTTGGGCTGCACGTTTGGGATATGGCAGCAGGCGCTTTGATAGTCACGGAGGCCGGAGGAGTGGTAATGGATCCGGCCGGAGAGGAGTTGGACATTATGTCCCGCCGCTGCCTCGCTGCCTCTACTGACTACCTTGCCCTCGAATTGGGTAACTGCCTGCAGCAGAATTATCCATCTCCACGTGACGACGAGCCGCGTTCCGTTAACCCCAATGAGTACGGGCCTGCTCCGGAGACCAGGGACTTTACCAGCCAAACGGACTTCCCCGATTCGGATACCCCAGAAACCACTGACACCGAAATAGGCGGCGAAAAATCAGCGACGCCAGCTAACTAA